From Gordonia crocea, the proteins below share one genomic window:
- a CDS encoding YcnI family copper-binding membrane protein gives MSAAAGLALAPILGAATAQAHVVARTAGMEANGFGVVTFMVPNESDTAATTELRVTFPAVKHLLPEHKDGWAAHVAKNADGAVTEIRWTAQPGTPGIPVGEFTEFNVAGGPFTGDVVLPAVQRYSDGSSVAWDQRAGADGQEPEHPAPTITVAAAQSAATSDHTARWLGSLGLLAGIAGIGIGGASVRSRREAPTKEKTDA, from the coding sequence GTGTCCGCAGCCGCCGGACTCGCCCTCGCCCCGATCCTGGGTGCCGCCACCGCGCAGGCCCACGTCGTCGCCCGTACCGCCGGCATGGAGGCGAACGGATTCGGTGTCGTCACCTTCATGGTGCCCAATGAATCCGACACCGCCGCCACGACGGAACTGCGGGTCACCTTCCCGGCGGTCAAACACCTGCTGCCCGAACACAAAGACGGCTGGGCCGCCCACGTCGCCAAGAACGCCGACGGCGCCGTCACCGAGATCCGCTGGACCGCCCAGCCGGGCACGCCCGGCATCCCGGTCGGCGAGTTCACCGAGTTCAACGTCGCGGGCGGACCGTTCACCGGCGACGTGGTGCTCCCGGCGGTTCAGCGCTACTCCGACGGGTCGTCGGTGGCGTGGGACCAGCGGGCCGGTGCCGACGGCCAGGAACCGGAGCACCCGGCGCCGACGATCACGGTGGCCGCGGCGCAGTCGGCAGCGACCTCGGACCACACCGCGCGCTGGCTGGGCAGCCTCGGCCTGCTCGCGGGAATCGCGGGCATCGGTATCGGCGGGGCGTCGGTGCGCAGCCGCCGAGAAGCACCCACGAAGGAGAAGACAGATGCGTAA
- a CDS encoding copper resistance CopC family protein — protein sequence MRNRLSPNRIAAALAVVVALAAPVLGAGAASAHSRVVSSVPADGAAVAVAPKTVEITFNEPLQGEYATASVVGPDQHFWHSGEPTVTGRVLRVPLRPLGPVGVYKVNFRVTSADGHPVTAQRTFRLTVAGTGTPGETVGESSGGSPVWPFLLIAVVILFAAGGVVAWFTRGGSGGKTRRH from the coding sequence ATGCGTAACAGGTTGAGCCCCAACCGGATAGCGGCCGCGCTCGCCGTCGTCGTCGCGTTGGCGGCGCCGGTCCTGGGTGCCGGTGCGGCATCGGCGCATTCCCGGGTCGTCTCGTCGGTGCCGGCCGACGGGGCAGCGGTGGCCGTCGCGCCGAAGACGGTGGAGATCACCTTCAACGAGCCGCTGCAGGGCGAGTATGCGACGGCCAGCGTCGTCGGACCGGATCAGCACTTCTGGCATTCCGGCGAGCCGACGGTGACGGGCCGGGTCCTGCGTGTCCCGCTGCGCCCACTCGGCCCGGTCGGGGTTTACAAGGTGAACTTCCGCGTCACCTCGGCCGACGGGCATCCGGTGACCGCGCAGCGTACCTTCCGGTTGACCGTGGCCGGCACCGGGACCCCCGGCGAGACGGTCGGCGAGTCGTCCGGCGGTTCGCCGGTGTGGCCCTTCCTGCTCATCGCTGTGGTGATCCTCTTTGCCGCCGGCGGGGTGGTCGCCTGGTTCACCCGGGGCGGTTCGGGTGGCAAAACCCGTCGACACTGA
- a CDS encoding CopD family protein, translating into MAKPVDTDPLRRVAALTAVVCLVVGAGVAVVLAGAAGPGAAVWVRTAALGASVLLVGLGTLEWLGASPSVRLIGGAAAVWLAAGIATVWLDTAERTGASPWRVTVGDFADAWSGRPADAIAVACAGAVLVWALGRLGERIVSPVLAVAGAAAVGLTAVAISGHATVHALGPVVVGAHALAAAWWCGALAALAVTVRGRAGWATALPRYSDFALWAVVVLAVTGVVAAVVNLGLGDGAGVSVLWDTGYGRVVLAKAAALVALIGLAAVHRRRWVPRAQSHRARADESLRRAAVEVAVMAVALGLAAGLAATAPGV; encoded by the coding sequence GTGGCAAAACCCGTCGACACTGACCCGCTCCGGCGGGTCGCGGCGCTGACCGCGGTGGTCTGCCTAGTCGTCGGTGCCGGCGTCGCCGTCGTCCTCGCGGGCGCGGCGGGGCCGGGCGCGGCGGTGTGGGTGCGCACCGCCGCCCTGGGGGCGTCGGTGCTGTTGGTCGGTCTGGGGACGCTTGAGTGGTTGGGTGCGTCGCCGTCGGTCCGCTTGATCGGCGGTGCCGCGGCAGTCTGGCTCGCGGCCGGGATCGCGACGGTGTGGCTCGACACCGCCGAGCGCACCGGGGCTTCGCCGTGGCGGGTCACCGTGGGCGACTTCGCCGACGCCTGGTCCGGCCGCCCCGCCGATGCCATCGCGGTGGCCTGCGCGGGAGCCGTCCTCGTGTGGGCGCTGGGGCGGCTCGGCGAGCGGATCGTTTCCCCGGTCCTCGCGGTCGCGGGGGCGGCCGCGGTGGGTCTGACCGCGGTGGCGATCAGTGGACACGCCACCGTGCACGCGCTGGGGCCGGTCGTCGTGGGAGCACACGCCCTCGCCGCGGCCTGGTGGTGCGGCGCCCTGGCCGCGCTCGCCGTCACGGTACGCGGTCGGGCCGGGTGGGCGACGGCGCTGCCGCGCTACTCCGATTTCGCGCTCTGGGCGGTGGTGGTCTTGGCGGTCACCGGTGTGGTCGCCGCGGTGGTGAACCTGGGGCTGGGAGACGGTGCCGGGGTATCGGTGTTGTGGGACACCGGATACGGCCGCGTTGTGCTCGCCAAAGCCGCGGCGCTGGTCGCGCTGATCGGTCTTGCCGCGGTGCACCGGCGGCGATGGGTGCCGCGGGCCCAGAGCCACCGCGCCCGGGCCGACGAGTCGTTGCGTCGCGCGGCCGTCGAGGTGGCGGTGATGGCCGTCGCGCTGGGGCTGGCGGCCGGGTTGGCCGCCACCGCACCCGGCGTCTGA
- a CDS encoding alpha/beta fold hydrolase — MFEIDRPKLEGSVAVGDGRRLGFAQFGKLTARPFFWLHGTPGARRQIPPEARQLAVENELCIIGLDRPGVGSSTAYRYANVLEFSGDLLSLANALDIEEFGVIGLSGGGPYSLATAYAAPDRVKAVGVMGGVAPTVGPEAIGGGAVELAKLTAPLLQVAGAPIGKVLSSLLSVARPVAEPAINLYGRLSPQGDRELLARPEFRAMFLDDLLHGGSRRMEAPFADAIVFARDWGFRVADITTPVRWWHGDKDHIIPYAHGEHMVSLLPNAKLFEMPDESHLGGLGFAQTILAELNAAWDGQE, encoded by the coding sequence GTGTTCGAGATTGACCGCCCCAAACTGGAAGGGTCCGTCGCCGTCGGCGACGGGCGTCGGCTGGGATTCGCCCAGTTCGGAAAACTCACCGCGCGACCGTTCTTCTGGCTGCACGGCACCCCCGGCGCGCGGCGCCAGATCCCGCCCGAGGCGCGGCAACTCGCCGTCGAGAACGAGTTGTGCATTATCGGCCTGGACCGTCCCGGGGTGGGCTCGTCGACCGCCTACCGCTACGCGAACGTCCTGGAATTCTCCGGCGACCTGCTCTCGCTGGCCAATGCGCTCGACATCGAGGAGTTCGGCGTCATCGGCCTGTCCGGCGGCGGCCCCTACAGCCTGGCCACCGCGTATGCGGCCCCCGACCGCGTCAAGGCCGTCGGTGTCATGGGCGGCGTCGCGCCGACGGTGGGCCCCGAGGCGATCGGCGGCGGCGCCGTCGAACTCGCCAAGTTGACCGCGCCGCTGCTGCAGGTGGCCGGCGCCCCGATCGGCAAGGTCCTCAGCTCGCTGCTCTCGGTGGCCCGGCCGGTCGCGGAGCCGGCCATCAACCTCTACGGACGGCTCTCGCCCCAGGGCGACCGAGAACTGTTGGCGCGGCCGGAGTTTCGCGCCATGTTCCTCGACGACCTGCTGCACGGCGGGTCGCGGCGGATGGAGGCGCCCTTCGCCGACGCGATCGTCTTCGCCCGCGACTGGGGGTTCCGGGTCGCCGACATCACCACGCCGGTCCGTTGGTGGCACGGCGACAAGGACCACATCATCCCCTACGCGCACGGCGAGCACATGGTGTCGCTGCTGCCCAACGCCAAGCTCTTCGAGATGCCCGACGAGTCCCATCTGGGCGGACTGGGATTCGCGCAGACGATCCTCGCCGAGTTGAACGCCGCCTGGGACGGCCAGGAATAG